A stretch of DNA from SAR324 cluster bacterium:
CTACGCATCATTAATTCAACCAGTATTTCCGTAAAAAGAAGATGACAGTTGTCAGGAATACACAAGGCTTTTAATGGTTTATTTAAAGAATCAGCCATGGAAACTGCCAGTTTTCGGGAGAGTTCCCCAGCGATTTTTCTGAGCTTTGAAGAAGCACCACATTGAACCTGAAAAAAAAGATGAAACCATTGAAGGTGGCTGGACACATGCTTCAAAAACAGATCAATGCACTTTTCAGTATAACTTGAAACTAATTCAGGAGTTGTCGCGGAGGTTGAGTCATCCAGTGATTTAAGTTCTTGCGTAACAGCGATCTGATAGGCGCCCAGTACCATGCCAAAATCATCCATCAATTCAATTCCCAACTCATCGATATCCCTGAAGTGGCGATAAAAAGAAGTTGGTGCGATATCAGCTTTTCGAGCAACAGATCTCAAGGTCAAACTGGCAACCCCTTCTGTGGCACTGAGGTACAATGCGGCCTCAATCAACTGCTGGCGTGTTTTTCGGGTCTGTTCCCTGATTTCTTCACGGGAGGCCATACTTCTCCTGGATAATTGATCATTTAATTGGCGCGTTGAATTCTGAATGCTGAAAGATAGGGGAAACAACGGAAGAATCAAGGCATCACCTTCTTGAAGTTTGTGATGATGCCCGCTTTATATTTTATGGCGTCAGGCCACCTTTTTTTCAATGGACTTGCCCGCTTGATTTGAGACAAGTTTTTTCTCGGGGAGTGCGTGTTTGAAAATCCGTGTGGCAATTCCATTCAAAAATTGCACAGAAAACCTGTCAGTATTGTAAGGCACCCCGTATTTTTCACAAATTGCTCTTACTTTGGGAGCCATTTCCCGATAACGCCATGCCGGAATTCTGGGAAACAGATGATGTTCCACCTGAAGACTGAGGTGTCCGGACAGCGTGTGGAGGATGATTCC
This window harbors:
- a CDS encoding TetR family transcriptional regulator; its protein translation is MASREEIREQTRKTRQQLIEAALYLSATEGVASLTLRSVARKADIAPTSFYRHFRDIDELGIELMDDFGMVLGAYQIAVTQELKSLDDSTSATTPELVSSYTEKCIDLFLKHVSSHLQWFHLFFQVQCGASSKLRKIAGELSRKLAVSMADSLNKPLKALCIPDNCHLLFTEILVELMMRSGVELLDEHNLADIRSELINKVNLLHISRSTPPT